Below is a genomic region from Planctomycetota bacterium.
GTCCTTCTCCAATTGGGCGTCGAACTCGGCCGCCATTTTCGTCAACTGATCCACGACGTCCGGGTGGTCGGCGGCGACGTTCGTCTGCTCGCCGACGTCGGCCGAGAGGTCGTAGAGCGCCGGCACCGGCGCGGCCTCTTTTTCCCTGGCCGAGGCGCGGCTCGCCGGGGTCTTGATATGGAGTTTCCACTGTCCGCTCCGCACCGCCGAAAGGTCGCCGTACGCCGAGTAGTAGAAGAACGCCTCGTGCGGCGAGCGGGCCCCGGGCCGGCCCGACACCAGCGGTCCGATGTCTTTGCCGTCGATCATGCGGTCGGTCGGCAGCCGGGCGCCGGCCAGGCCGGCGAAGGTCGGCAGGATGTCCATCACCGAGGCCTGCTCCGCGCAGGCCGCCCCGGCCGGGACCTTGCCGGGCCACCGCGCAAGGAAGGGGACGCGCATGCCGCCTTCCCAGGTGCTGCCCTTGCCGCCCCGCAAGGGCGGCGCGGGGTGCCCCGCCGGGCCGTTGTCGGAGGTGAAGAGGACGAGCGTCTGCTCGTCGATGCCGGCCTGTTTGATGGCGGCCAGGATTTCGCCGCAACTCCAGTCGATGCATTCCACCACGTCGCCGAAGAGGCCCCCCTTCGATTTCCCCTTGAACCGCTCGGAGACGTGCAGCGGCTCGTGCGGAAACGTGTGCGGCAGGTACAGGAAGAACGGCTGGTCCCGGTTCGCCTTGATG
It encodes:
- a CDS encoding sulfatase, giving the protein MKAQEPWDRTGPALRRRDFLRLVGGAAAAAAMPAAVLRAAGPRPPNFVFLLADDLGYADLGCYGSDKIATPNLDRMAAEGIRFNAFYTGEPVCTPTRAALMTGCYPKRVGLHRHVLFPSSKTGLNPSEITVARVLKDQGYATMCIGKWHLGHHPEFLPTRHGFDAYYGIPYSNDMPTPTPDGGKGAVLLRDEKVIEHPTDQATLTERYTAEAVKFIKANRDQPFFLYLPHTFPHEPLHVSERFKGKSKGGLFGDVVECIDWSCGEILAAIKQAGIDEQTLVLFTSDNGPAGHPAPPLRGGKGSTWEGGMRVPFLARWPGKVPAGAACAEQASVMDILPTFAGLAGARLPTDRMIDGKDIGPLVSGRPGARSPHEAFFYYSAYGDLSAVRSGQWKLHIKTPASRASAREKEAAPVPALYDLSADVGEQTNVAADHPDVVDQLTKMAAEFDAQLEKDARPAGRVG